In Paenibacillus sp. FSL R7-0345, a single window of DNA contains:
- a CDS encoding MATE family efflux transporter, with protein sequence MKQTYSLKQKAGQFLHILFPILITQIALSAITFFDTNMSGKFGTNDLAGVAIGTSLWIPIQTGLSGILMGITPIVSHLIGSRKNKDVSYQVTQGIWLSLLISLLVLAAGSLVLSPVLNFMNLEPQVRDIAFRFLCAISIGIIPLFGYTVLRSTIDALGQTRISMLITLIALPVNVGLNYLLIFGKFGFPQMGGVGAGVASAITYWVIFAVALHFIYRYDPFKSLQLFRKFYGISLSSFKELLKIGVPIGFSIFFETAVFSAVTLLMSRFDTVTIAAHQAAINFASTLYMIPLSICMSLTILVGFESGSGRLKDARQYSIMGIGTAAALSLLTALILLFAGSHVAGLYSDESEVIALIQHFLIYAIFFQISDAIATPTQGVLRGYKDVNPAFIICFIAYWVIGLPTGYLLATYSDMGAYGYWVGLIAGLAIGAILLLARLMKVQRRFSASATG encoded by the coding sequence ATGAAACAAACATATTCCCTTAAACAAAAGGCCGGGCAGTTCTTACATATTCTTTTTCCGATCCTTATTACCCAGATTGCTTTATCAGCCATTACCTTCTTCGATACCAATATGTCCGGCAAATTCGGCACTAATGACCTTGCCGGTGTAGCAATCGGCACGAGCCTGTGGATTCCGATCCAAACCGGTCTCAGCGGAATTCTGATGGGGATAACCCCGATCGTCTCCCACCTGATCGGCAGCCGAAAAAATAAAGATGTATCCTATCAGGTTACCCAGGGGATCTGGCTTTCTTTACTGATCTCACTCCTTGTACTGGCGGCGGGCAGCCTTGTTCTGTCTCCTGTGTTAAATTTCATGAATCTGGAGCCGCAGGTCCGGGATATCGCCTTCCGCTTCCTCTGCGCCATTTCAATCGGTATTATCCCGCTGTTCGGTTATACCGTGCTGCGCAGCACCATTGATGCCCTGGGCCAGACCCGTATCTCGATGCTGATTACGCTAATTGCCCTTCCGGTCAATGTCGGCCTGAATTATCTGCTGATCTTCGGGAAGTTCGGCTTCCCTCAGATGGGCGGTGTTGGAGCCGGTGTCGCCTCGGCGATAACCTATTGGGTTATTTTTGCAGTTGCCCTGCATTTTATTTACCGGTATGACCCGTTCAAGAGCCTCCAGCTGTTCCGCAAATTCTATGGGATATCCTTAAGCAGCTTCAAGGAGCTTCTTAAGATTGGCGTGCCAATCGGGTTCTCCATCTTTTTCGAAACGGCTGTATTCTCAGCTGTGACACTGCTGATGAGCCGCTTTGATACCGTAACGATAGCCGCCCATCAGGCAGCCATTAATTTCGCGTCGACTTTATACATGATTCCGCTGAGCATCTGCATGAGCTTAACCATTCTCGTCGGCTTTGAGAGCGGGTCCGGCAGGTTGAAGGACGCCCGCCAGTACAGTATTATGGGCATCGGTACCGCTGCTGCCCTATCCCTGCTTACGGCACTCATCCTGCTGTTCGCCGGCAGCCATGTGGCCGGTCTCTACTCAGATGAATCTGAGGTTATTGCCCTGATTCAGCACTTCCTGATTTACGCAATCTTCTTCCAGATTTCCGACGCCATCGCCACACCGACTCAAGGCGTACTAAGAGGCTACAAGGATGTCAATCCCGCCTTTATCATCTGCTTCATTGCTTATTGGGTAATTGGGCTTCCTACCGGTTACCTGCTTGCTACCTATTCAGACATGGGTGCTTACGGCTACTGGGTCGGGCTGATTGCCGGCCTGGCAATCGGAGCCATTCTGCTGCTGGCACGGCTCATGAAAGTTCAGCGGAGATTCTCCGCCTCGGCAACCGGGTAA
- the tpx gene encoding thiol peroxidase, translated as MTQERTGVAAFKGNPITLVGPELKVGDSAPDFTVSKNLLEDASLRDYAGKIKLISVVPSLDTGVCDAQTRRFNSEAAELGDDVVILTISTDLPFAQARWCGAAGIDRVITLSDHKDAAFGQAYGVLIKEFRLDMRSIFVIDKNDKLTYVEYLGEMTEHPNYDAAVAAVKELL; from the coding sequence ATGACGCAAGAAAGAACAGGCGTAGCCGCATTCAAGGGTAATCCGATCACTCTGGTAGGACCCGAACTCAAGGTCGGAGACAGCGCTCCGGATTTCACAGTAAGCAAGAACCTGCTGGAGGATGCTTCACTCCGTGATTATGCCGGCAAAATCAAGCTGATCAGTGTCGTGCCTTCCCTGGACACAGGTGTATGTGACGCCCAGACCCGCCGCTTCAACAGCGAAGCTGCTGAGCTTGGAGACGACGTAGTCATCCTCACGATCAGCACTGATCTTCCATTCGCCCAGGCCCGCTGGTGCGGCGCTGCCGGCATTGACCGGGTTATTACGCTCTCGGACCATAAGGATGCCGCATTCGGACAAGCTTATGGCGTACTGATTAAGGAGTTCCGCCTGGATATGCGTTCCATCTTTGTTATCGACAAAAATGACAAACTGACCTATGTTGAGTACCTTGGCGAAATGACTGAGCACCCTAATTATGATGCAGCGGTCGCCGCTGTCAAGGAACTGCTGTAG
- the pfkA gene encoding 6-phosphofructokinase, translated as MTNVKKIAVLTSGGDSQGMNAAVRAVVRSAIFYGIEVYGIQRGYQGLLNRDIFPMDLRSVGDIIQRGGTILQSARCLEFIKPEGQQKGADILNEMGIDGLVVIGGDGSYQGANKLSKLGIKTMALPGTIDNDISFTDYTIGFDTAVGVVVDAINKLRDTMSSHERSSIVEVMGRHCGDIALHAGLASGAETILVPEMPYDLNEVADRMKDNFTKGKRHSIVIVAEGVGKGEDVAQALKDRHASLDARVTVLGHIQRGGTPTPADRNLASRLGDFAVRKLIEGESAKACGIIKGELTITDIDTVVNTKKAFDTELYELASRLSQ; from the coding sequence ATGACAAACGTAAAAAAAATCGCAGTACTAACCAGTGGTGGAGACTCACAGGGCATGAACGCGGCTGTCCGCGCGGTTGTGCGCAGCGCAATCTTTTATGGTATTGAAGTATACGGAATCCAGCGCGGCTACCAGGGCCTGTTGAACCGTGATATTTTCCCGATGGATCTGCGCAGTGTAGGTGATATTATCCAGCGCGGCGGTACGATTCTGCAATCGGCACGCTGTCTGGAGTTCATCAAACCGGAAGGCCAGCAGAAGGGTGCGGACATCCTGAATGAAATGGGCATCGACGGTCTGGTAGTTATCGGCGGTGACGGTTCTTATCAAGGCGCCAACAAGCTTAGCAAGCTTGGTATCAAGACAATGGCTCTGCCGGGAACTATTGATAACGACATCTCCTTCACAGACTACACCATTGGTTTTGATACAGCGGTAGGTGTTGTTGTGGATGCCATTAATAAGCTCCGCGACACCATGTCCTCCCATGAGCGTTCTTCTATTGTTGAAGTAATGGGCCGCCACTGTGGGGATATCGCTCTGCATGCAGGTCTTGCTTCCGGGGCTGAAACAATTCTTGTGCCGGAAATGCCATATGATCTGAATGAAGTAGCAGACCGGATGAAGGATAACTTCACAAAAGGAAAACGCCACAGTATCGTGATTGTTGCTGAAGGCGTCGGCAAAGGCGAGGATGTAGCCCAGGCGCTTAAAGACCGCCATGCTTCACTCGACGCCCGCGTAACGGTGCTGGGACACATCCAGCGCGGCGGAACGCCGACTCCGGCTGACCGTAACCTGGCAAGCCGTCTCGGTGACTTCGCCGTGCGTAAGCTGATTGAAGGCGAATCTGCCAAAGCCTGCGGAATTATTAAAGGCGAATTGACAATTACTGATATTGATACTGTAGTAAATACGAAGAAGGCTTTCGATACTGAATTGTACGAATTGGCTTCCCGTCTCTCTCAATAA
- a CDS encoding MFS transporter, with amino-acid sequence MESGRTGGQYSDQNWLRSFIFTLFGTSVLVVSYFPLFYTHLGFSSTQVGLLYSIGPLISILSNLFWSMMSDRLGTIKKIMAILLAGQFVSAIMLAKATGFSTVMLIISLFYFFYYPVFPLADTMAIKVAQRHGRNFIAIRVFGSLGYSFFALTIGYVLRALGSSYSIGVCIVIIVAALLISIGLKDVKRTAEDEAATGSPAKAAAKSGGLKEILLQKEVLWFFGCVFILALGHRMNEAFLTLSLKSMDAGDDVIGWALLSSALSEIPIFFLLSKYGERFKELPLLAFASLMYGLRFLFMSLAVHPGAIIAIQALHSISFGIFFVTAIRYITRIIPDHLRATGLAIFTVVWSSASGLLSGTFGGLIYEDAGRGIFYLVAALFSVLAFIGFFTKHLLDIGGPSRSYFRKKALPAAPPESERVITPLPAEPIPAQKASL; translated from the coding sequence ATGGAATCAGGACGGACCGGCGGCCAGTATAGTGATCAGAATTGGCTGCGTTCCTTCATCTTCACGCTTTTTGGCACCAGTGTACTGGTTGTCTCCTATTTCCCGCTCTTTTACACCCATCTCGGCTTCAGCAGCACCCAGGTAGGTCTGCTGTATTCCATCGGGCCGCTCATTTCGATTTTGTCCAATCTGTTCTGGAGCATGATGAGCGACCGGCTCGGAACAATTAAAAAAATTATGGCTATTCTGCTGGCAGGGCAATTTGTTTCCGCCATCATGCTGGCAAAAGCGACTGGTTTTTCCACGGTAATGCTTATAATATCCTTATTCTACTTCTTCTATTACCCTGTTTTCCCTCTGGCGGACACCATGGCGATAAAAGTTGCCCAGCGGCATGGACGGAATTTTATTGCAATCCGCGTATTCGGCTCCCTGGGCTATTCCTTTTTTGCCCTGACTATCGGATATGTGCTGAGAGCGCTCGGCTCCTCGTACAGCATCGGCGTATGTATTGTTATTATTGTTGCAGCCCTGCTGATTTCTATAGGGTTAAAGGATGTAAAACGTACTGCAGAGGATGAAGCCGCTACCGGCTCTCCGGCCAAGGCTGCTGCCAAAAGCGGCGGACTGAAAGAGATTTTACTGCAAAAGGAAGTGCTGTGGTTCTTCGGCTGTGTATTTATTCTGGCCCTCGGACACCGGATGAATGAAGCCTTTCTGACCTTGAGCCTCAAAAGCATGGATGCCGGCGATGACGTAATCGGGTGGGCACTGCTCTCATCCGCGCTGAGTGAGATTCCGATCTTCTTCCTGCTCAGTAAATACGGTGAACGGTTCAAGGAGCTGCCTTTGCTCGCTTTTGCCAGTCTCATGTACGGCCTGCGCTTTCTGTTCATGTCACTCGCTGTCCATCCGGGCGCAATCATTGCGATTCAGGCCCTGCACAGCATTTCATTCGGTATCTTTTTTGTAACGGCGATCCGCTATATTACCAGAATCATTCCCGATCATCTCCGGGCAACCGGGCTGGCTATATTCACTGTAGTCTGGTCCAGCGCTTCAGGTCTGCTCAGCGGCACCTTCGGCGGATTGATCTACGAGGATGCGGGACGCGGCATTTTCTATCTGGTAGCTGCACTGTTCTCCGTACTTGCTTTCATCGGCTTTTTCACCAAACATCTGCTGGATATCGGGGGGCCTTCCCGGAGCTATTTCCGCAAAAAGGCGCTTCCCGCAGCTCCGCCGGAATCAGAGCGTGTTATCACACCACTGCCCGCAGAGCCTATTCCGGCACAAAAAGCTTCACTATAG
- a CDS encoding YitT family protein: MLKLRQIGSCLAVIFGSALIACGFNLFLIPHRLLSGGVSGLAMLVGYFTPFNISLLYLLFNIPLLAAGWFQLGRRFIILSILSVGSTTWLMALIPEVTVASDMLLASVFGGVLVGVGAGISFRMGGSSGGFDILGSIITRYRDFPIGNILVALNGLVILAAAYFDDNWNLALASMVSIYVTGKVVDLIHVSHIKVTVYIVTTRTEELLEQLLPLQRGVTKIKTEGAYSHIERDMLMTVTTRYELAELRRIIKASDPQAFVNIVETVGVMGSFRRRSN; this comes from the coding sequence TTGTTAAAACTAAGACAAATCGGCAGCTGCCTTGCTGTAATCTTCGGCTCAGCGCTGATTGCCTGCGGATTCAACCTGTTTTTGATCCCCCACAGGCTGCTAAGCGGAGGGGTCTCCGGTCTGGCCATGCTGGTCGGTTACTTTACTCCGTTCAATATCAGCCTTTTGTATCTGCTCTTCAATATACCGCTGCTTGCAGCCGGCTGGTTTCAGCTGGGACGGAGATTTATTATTCTCAGCATCCTTTCTGTCGGCTCCACCACCTGGCTGATGGCCCTTATACCGGAAGTCACTGTTGCTTCTGATATGCTTCTGGCCTCTGTGTTCGGCGGGGTGCTCGTTGGCGTAGGCGCCGGCATCTCCTTCCGTATGGGCGGATCCTCCGGCGGCTTTGATATCCTCGGTTCAATTATTACCCGTTACCGCGACTTTCCAATCGGGAATATATTGGTTGCACTAAACGGATTGGTGATTCTGGCTGCCGCCTATTTCGATGATAACTGGAACCTGGCGCTGGCCTCCATGGTATCCATTTATGTCACCGGTAAGGTTGTCGATCTGATTCACGTCAGCCACATCAAGGTTACCGTATATATTGTAACAACCCGTACCGAAGAGCTGCTTGAGCAGCTTCTCCCGCTGCAGCGCGGTGTCACCAAAATAAAAACCGAAGGTGCTTATTCTCATATTGAACGGGACATGCTAATGACAGTGACGACACGTTATGAACTCGCAGAGCTCAGACGGATTATCAAAGCCAGCGACCCGCAGGCCTTTGTCAATATTGTGGAAACTGTAGGCGTTATGGGTTCCTTCCGGAGAAGATCCAACTGA
- a CDS encoding YjcZ family sporulation protein, translating into MSTPVGYGLWTSTGTILVLFILLVIITRTFMV; encoded by the coding sequence ATGTCCACACCTGTCGGCTACGGCCTCTGGACTTCCACCGGCACCATTCTGGTCCTGTTCATCCTGCTTGTCATCATCACCCGCACATTCATGGTTTAA
- a CDS encoding tetraprenyl-beta-curcumene synthase family protein yields MNELEQGRNLSPRGPIGLMSRVYKYVLPEVRECLHSWREDAEGIPDPELRKQALASIETKQFHCEGGGIYAAGNLSMRHILIPLIVAYQTISDYLDNLCDRSTSLDPADFRLLHQSMLDAITPDAEPVNYYALRSEQNDGGYLHRLVRKCQEMTALLPGYAAAAGEIYDLAVLYTDLQVYKHIRPELREDALKEWWAVEGKRAPHLEWNEFAAATGSTLGVFMLFLSACDPRLNKPKAALIRAAYFPHVCGLHIMLDYLIDQDEDRAGGDLNFCNYYDNTDTMLNRIASIVEWARKDVRNLPENSMHRMVIEGLLALYLSDPKVSEQREVRSVSKRLMRRSPLTRLFFFVNSRWIRKHMY; encoded by the coding sequence TTGAATGAACTTGAGCAAGGCCGTAACCTAAGCCCGCGTGGCCCGATAGGGCTTATGAGCCGGGTTTACAAGTACGTGCTGCCGGAAGTGCGGGAGTGTCTGCACTCCTGGCGTGAGGATGCAGAAGGGATTCCCGATCCCGAGCTCCGGAAACAAGCGCTTGCCAGCATTGAAACCAAACAGTTTCATTGCGAAGGCGGCGGAATTTATGCTGCCGGCAATTTGTCGATGAGACATATACTGATTCCGCTTATTGTCGCCTATCAAACGATCAGTGATTATCTGGATAATCTGTGTGACCGCAGCACCTCGCTGGATCCGGCCGATTTCAGGCTGCTGCATCAATCGATGCTGGATGCCATTACTCCGGATGCCGAGCCTGTCAATTACTACGCGCTTCGCAGCGAGCAGAATGACGGCGGCTATCTGCACAGGCTGGTTCGTAAGTGCCAGGAGATGACGGCGCTTTTACCCGGTTATGCGGCAGCAGCAGGTGAGATCTATGATCTGGCTGTGCTGTATACAGACCTTCAGGTGTACAAGCATATCCGCCCTGAGCTCAGGGAAGATGCCCTGAAGGAGTGGTGGGCTGTGGAAGGCAAGCGTGCCCCTCATCTGGAATGGAATGAATTTGCAGCGGCAACCGGTTCAACGCTGGGGGTGTTTATGCTGTTTCTGTCAGCGTGCGATCCCCGTCTGAACAAGCCGAAAGCGGCTTTGATCCGTGCTGCGTACTTTCCGCATGTCTGCGGGCTGCATATTATGCTTGATTATCTCATTGACCAGGACGAAGACCGGGCCGGCGGTGACCTCAATTTCTGCAATTATTACGACAATACTGATACCATGCTGAATCGGATTGCTTCCATTGTGGAGTGGGCCCGCAAAGATGTCCGGAATCTGCCTGAGAACTCTATGCATCGGATGGTTATCGAGGGGCTTCTGGCACTTTATTTATCCGATCCAAAAGTCAGCGAACAGCGGGAGGTTCGTTCAGTATCCAAACGCCTGATGAGAAGAAGTCCGCTTACCCGGCTATTCTTTTTCGTCAACAGCCGCTGGATCCGCAAGCACATGTACTAA
- a CDS encoding DEAD/DEAH box helicase, producing MKTFAEFGLEPKVLQAITELGFEESTPIQEQAIPIALTGADMIGQAQTGTGKTAAFGIPLISKISREDERITALVMTPTRELAIQVAEEIGKLSRFKGLRSLAIYGGQDIGRQIRGLKKKPQIIIGTPGRLLDHINRKTIRLDDVQTIVLDEADEMLDMGFMEDIQSILKLVPEERQTMLFSATMPPNIQRLAQQFLKNPQHVSVIPKQISAPLIDQAYIEVPERQKFEALSRLIDMESPELAIVFGRTKRRVDELAEGLQKRGYSADGLHGDLSQNQRDAVMRKFRDGSIDVLVATDVAARGLDVSGVTHVINFDLPQDPESYVHRIGRTGRAGKEGTAWSFVTPREIDHLHLIERVTRHRITRKPLPTMAEAIEGKQRITAERLLAMVETGDQLNEYKGIAIQLLEQYDSVQLLSAAMKLLTGDSKDAQVELTPEDPIRAKRRGGKYDIRSGRKPNGGYGGNRSGGSGGGGYKGNREGGSYGGGYKGNRDNAGGTTRGGYSSGYGGNSSSGGYKGNRDDANRSSDRKPYSRPSGASTRPAKREDSEN from the coding sequence TTGAAAACATTCGCAGAATTCGGCTTGGAGCCTAAAGTGCTTCAAGCAATCACAGAGCTAGGATTTGAAGAGTCAACACCGATTCAGGAGCAGGCGATCCCAATCGCGCTGACAGGAGCGGATATGATCGGCCAGGCTCAGACAGGTACCGGTAAAACCGCAGCGTTCGGTATCCCCCTCATCTCCAAGATCTCCCGGGAAGACGAAAGAATTACAGCACTTGTTATGACGCCAACCCGCGAGCTGGCTATCCAGGTTGCTGAAGAGATCGGCAAGCTGTCCCGCTTCAAAGGTCTCCGTTCCCTGGCCATCTACGGCGGACAGGACATCGGGCGCCAAATCCGCGGATTGAAGAAAAAGCCGCAGATTATTATCGGTACACCAGGCCGTCTCCTGGATCACATCAACCGCAAAACCATCCGCCTGGACGACGTTCAGACCATCGTACTGGATGAAGCTGATGAAATGCTGGATATGGGCTTCATGGAAGATATCCAGAGCATTCTTAAGCTGGTACCGGAAGAACGTCAAACTATGCTGTTCTCGGCAACAATGCCTCCTAACATTCAACGTCTTGCCCAGCAGTTCCTGAAGAACCCGCAGCATGTATCGGTTATCCCTAAGCAGATCAGCGCACCTCTGATCGACCAGGCTTACATTGAAGTGCCTGAGCGTCAGAAGTTTGAGGCCCTGAGCCGCCTGATTGACATGGAATCTCCAGAGCTGGCTATCGTCTTCGGCCGTACCAAGCGCCGTGTAGACGAGCTTGCTGAAGGCTTGCAGAAACGCGGATACTCCGCTGACGGACTGCATGGTGACCTGTCGCAGAACCAGCGTGATGCAGTAATGCGCAAATTCCGTGACGGCAGCATCGATGTCCTGGTAGCTACTGACGTGGCTGCACGCGGTCTCGATGTATCCGGCGTAACACATGTAATCAACTTTGACCTTCCGCAGGATCCGGAAAGCTATGTACACCGTATCGGCCGTACCGGCCGCGCTGGTAAAGAGGGTACAGCATGGTCATTCGTGACACCGCGCGAAATTGATCACCTGCACCTGATCGAGCGTGTTACCCGTCACCGCATTACCCGCAAACCGCTGCCTACAATGGCTGAAGCGATTGAAGGTAAACAACGTATTACAGCAGAACGCCTGCTGGCAATGGTTGAAACCGGGGATCAACTGAACGAATATAAAGGTATTGCAATTCAGCTGCTGGAGCAATATGATTCCGTACAGCTGCTGTCTGCAGCCATGAAGCTGCTGACTGGTGATTCCAAGGATGCGCAGGTTGAACTGACACCGGAGGATCCGATCCGTGCTAAACGCCGCGGCGGCAAATACGATATCCGCAGCGGACGCAAGCCTAACGGAGGCTATGGCGGCAACCGCTCCGGCGGAAGCGGCGGCGGCGGTTACAAGGGCAACCGTGAAGGCGGAAGCTACGGCGGCGGATACAAGGGTAACCGTGACAATGCCGGCGGCACAACTCGCGGCGGTTACAGCAGCGGATACGGCGGCAACAGCAGCAGCGGCGGCTACAAAGGCAACCGTGATGATGCAAACCGCAGCTCCGACCGTAAACCTTATTCACGTCCAAGCGGCGCAAGCACACGCCCTGCTAAGCGCGAAGACTCTGAAAATTAA
- a CDS encoding DUF624 domain-containing protein, translating to MEFKGAMGGLYRITEWISRIAFSNILWGLCSIPFLFIAVMKIIMLGSATGGANEQLTLNWALGILAPFTVFPATAALFTVVRKWVMGNTDVSTFRTFFQGYKENYLKSMLGGLIYTVLFVVMYVDVTVYMTQMANFRIVGILMLVLMIILFVSMFNFFSIVVHYQMTFKEVIKNSVLLTIARPIRVFSTLIGSAVLAYIGLRYPVLYVICIPTLVAMLAFFNFFATYNKLQLQVEKKQQQELEAREAAEKEEQERLLAEADDDDDDDDDDDYDDKDDSKSPKRI from the coding sequence TTGGAGTTTAAAGGAGCTATGGGCGGTTTATACCGCATCACGGAATGGATTTCACGCATTGCCTTCAGCAATATATTGTGGGGACTGTGTTCGATTCCGTTTCTGTTTATTGCTGTTATGAAGATCATTATGCTGGGTTCGGCGACTGGCGGGGCTAACGAACAGCTTACACTCAACTGGGCGCTGGGGATTTTGGCACCGTTCACAGTGTTTCCGGCTACAGCCGCACTGTTTACTGTTGTGCGCAAATGGGTGATGGGGAATACGGATGTCAGTACGTTCCGTACCTTTTTTCAGGGCTACAAAGAGAATTATCTCAAGAGCATGCTTGGGGGACTCATCTATACCGTGCTGTTTGTTGTAATGTACGTTGATGTGACCGTATACATGACTCAGATGGCCAATTTCAGAATTGTTGGAATTCTGATGCTGGTGCTGATGATTATTCTGTTTGTATCGATGTTTAACTTCTTTTCGATTGTCGTTCATTATCAGATGACCTTTAAGGAAGTGATCAAGAACTCTGTCCTGCTGACCATCGCCCGGCCTATCCGTGTGTTCTCCACATTGATTGGTTCTGCAGTGCTTGCATATATAGGTCTGCGGTACCCTGTGTTGTATGTGATCTGCATTCCTACACTGGTTGCTATGTTGGCTTTCTTTAACTTCTTTGCTACATACAACAAGCTGCAGCTGCAGGTTGAGAAGAAGCAGCAGCAGGAGCTGGAAGCCCGGGAGGCTGCAGAAAAAGAAGAGCAGGAGCGGCTTCTTGCGGAAGCCGATGACGATGATGACGACGATGATGATGACGATTACGATGACAAGGATGACTCCAAATCACCGAAGCGGATTTAA
- a CDS encoding DUF1499 domain-containing protein produces MSLKRTLVGIFRSHDGTSDRAKDPALKTRYYTLSKDKAWDEVSSTLKKVPGYKVLHEVQSVGEITLEKRTGFGRTLDITVSVLNTSPVRCGIDIYSASRGSLGDLGANYRVIQRLYESLDKKLGKYKTE; encoded by the coding sequence TTGTCGCTCAAAAGAACATTGGTCGGTATTTTCCGCAGTCATGACGGAACAAGCGACCGTGCAAAGGATCCGGCATTAAAGACACGTTATTACACTCTTTCGAAAGACAAGGCATGGGATGAAGTCTCTTCAACGCTGAAGAAGGTACCTGGTTACAAAGTGCTGCATGAAGTGCAGTCCGTAGGAGAAATTACCCTGGAGAAAAGAACAGGGTTTGGCCGTACGCTGGACATCACAGTATCCGTACTGAATACCTCGCCGGTACGCTGCGGCATCGATATTTATTCCGCATCCAGAGGATCGCTTGGCGATCTGGGTGCCAACTACCGTGTAATTCAGCGCCTGTATGAATCGCTGGACAAGAAGCTTGGCAAGTACAAGACGGAATAA
- a CDS encoding putative glycoside hydrolase has protein sequence MNITWALLMMALGGVGVQSGGHEADVSATLKSAANPPITAEQAGSAATNTAAGNASASPAPSATPAADSALHTDPQPDAPKVKGIYVTAYSAGGSRMEQLLALLDKSELNSMVIDIKDDAGYITYKTDNAELQEMGTPQNFIGDINKLMTRLKEHEVYPIARIVVFKDSVLAKNHPELSFVNTDGSVWKNKGGDSFVNPYNEDVWKYNVDIAKEAAKLGFKEIQFDYVRFPEGFEKRADTLKYTKSDRPRVEIIADFVKYAKAELAPLGVRVSVDIFGYAASVPAAEGIGQDFVKISKNVDVISPMVYPSHYSTGWFDVKDPDKDPYATIKGSMVDTHKKLDPLGSFKPVIRPWIQDFTASWLGSGHFIKYGKQQVEDQIRALKDENIEEFLLWNANNRYTSDVDYEQ, from the coding sequence ATGAATATCACCTGGGCACTACTTATGATGGCTCTGGGAGGCGTTGGCGTCCAGTCCGGCGGACATGAAGCAGACGTTTCAGCAACCCTGAAATCAGCCGCTAACCCGCCAATCACCGCAGAACAAGCCGGATCCGCTGCCACGAATACGGCAGCCGGCAATGCATCAGCTTCCCCTGCTCCAAGCGCCACACCTGCAGCGGATAGTGCACTTCATACTGACCCGCAGCCTGATGCGCCCAAGGTCAAAGGTATCTATGTAACAGCCTACAGCGCGGGCGGCTCCCGGATGGAGCAACTGCTTGCCCTGCTTGATAAAAGTGAGCTGAATTCGATGGTTATCGACATTAAAGATGACGCCGGATACATCACATACAAAACAGACAACGCTGAACTGCAGGAAATGGGCACTCCCCAGAACTTCATCGGTGATATCAACAAGCTTATGACACGGCTGAAGGAGCATGAAGTATACCCGATTGCCCGTATCGTTGTGTTTAAGGATTCTGTACTGGCTAAGAACCACCCGGAATTATCTTTTGTCAATACTGACGGCAGCGTTTGGAAGAACAAGGGCGGCGACAGCTTCGTTAACCCTTATAATGAAGATGTATGGAAATACAATGTGGATATAGCCAAGGAAGCAGCCAAGCTCGGGTTTAAAGAGATCCAGTTCGACTACGTCCGTTTCCCTGAAGGCTTTGAGAAGCGTGCTGATACGCTAAAATATACCAAAAGCGACCGTCCGCGCGTCGAAATCATTGCTGACTTCGTTAAATATGCCAAGGCTGAGCTTGCTCCGCTGGGAGTCAGAGTGTCTGTTGACATTTTCGGATATGCGGCATCTGTGCCTGCAGCTGAAGGCATCGGCCAGGATTTCGTTAAAATTTCCAAGAACGTCGATGTGATCAGCCCTATGGTTTATCCAAGCCATTATTCCACCGGATGGTTCGATGTAAAGGACCCTGATAAAGATCCGTATGCTACTATTAAGGGCTCCATGGTAGATACCCATAAGAAGCTGGATCCGCTGGGCAGCTTCAAACCGGTTATCCGTCCATGGATTCAGGACTTCACCGCCAGCTGGCTGGGAAGCGGTCATTTCATCAAATACGGCAAACAGCAGGTTGAAGATCAGATCCGAGCGCTTAAAGATGAGAATATAGAGGAATTCCTGCTGTGGAACGCCAACAACCGTTACACCTCAGATGTTGATTACGAGCAATAA
- a CDS encoding cold-shock protein, whose amino-acid sequence MKGTVKWFNAEKGYGFLQVEGGEDVFVHFSAIQGDGFKTLDEGQTVEFDITDGNRGPQAANVVKL is encoded by the coding sequence TTGAAAGGTACAGTAAAATGGTTTAACGCAGAAAAAGGTTACGGTTTTCTTCAGGTAGAAGGCGGCGAAGATGTATTCGTTCACTTCTCAGCAATCCAGGGCGACGGCTTCAAGACTTTGGATGAAGGCCAAACGGTTGAATTCGACATCACTGACGGTAACCGCGGTCCACAGGCAGCTAACGTAGTTAAATTATAA